TCCACTCAACAGAGAAGTGAAGCCACCGTTCCCAATAGCATTCTTGTTCAGGTCCATCAGTTTTTCGTGATCCGTCGCCGTCTCAGGCTTCGGTTCCACAAAAAAGGAATTGGGTTTAGCGGGCGCGACGGAGTTGACCTCCTGGGTCAGTGAAGAGGAGGAGGGCGAGCCCGATGAGGAAGAGCATGACGGCCTAGAACGCTTGGTGTTGTTAGAATCGTAGCGGGGGTAGTGAAACGACTCGGTCTGCTACGGCGGAGGGTGGCCCAGGCTGTGCTAGACTCTCGTCGTCATCGATGGTCACATTAGCACGTCAGTAGAGTCAAAATGGCATCGTGAGTGTGCTCGTTTGGAGAAGGGATGGGGGAGTTTAGGCAGAGAAAGGGCGGCGGGAGGTTGTCGGCGACCTGGCCGTAGTTGACACCGATGAAGGATTGTGAGTCCATAACTGTAGGGGGATTCTTGCAATCTTACGCTTCAAGACTCGAAACTTACCCCGTTGCACAAATATTGGGCATGATCTGACACAAGCAGCAGTAACATGGAAACCTGTCAGGTCATGAGGGCACTTGTTTGCACTTATAGTCAACAAATCCAGACCGAATGATGGGATAATCAAGGCTGAAAATGTGTACAAGTTTtcagatgaagatgaagatgaaggaaTGAAGGAACTTGTTTCCATAGATTATGAAAATCAACAGATCCAGACTACTGTAGTGTTAGAGTGAGAAGATTTAAACAAGCAACAGAGAGAGATCTGCGAAGGTTTCGAGTGTATCTGAGTCTTCCTCTATCCTTCTCTCTGTGTgtttagaaagagaaagagggggagagagagtatTTGGTTTCCTGAgttttttttgcagatttttcagattcacggtggatgtgaagaaatgaaaaagaaccgacatagttttttgtgtcgtttcccacaaacggcgccaaatgttgatgcacaaaaccggaggtcttggaacaacgtaaatccgaccgtgaatctacaagaaatgtaaataacataagatgtatcgtggttcaccccaacgtttgggctacgttcacactgattattgtatttctttgagatgttgaagagggagagagagagcttctctATGAGGATGAGAGCACCGAGAGGGTAAGGGTATGGCCTAAGAGTTGGcctccctaattgtgagggtgaagggtcattttatagaataaatgctcctcacttattacatatttacccctctatttattacataattacatttaaatcctccgagtatttatacgaggtctaaatacggaagccctaagtatggtataaacacaggttataaataaattagcgATTATGAAGTTTTATTCAACGTCCTAAACAAATTGTAACGAGTATACACTACACATTTCCCTCCACTGGGGTGAAAAACATACATAAAATTACAACTACATTCAAATTCTGTGAGCAGGAGTAAGTTTTGGTTGTCCTCACTACACTCCCGCGTGCTCCTGCAGAACGCGGAATATCGTAAACAATTCCCTAAGTTCATTAAACATATACACACATGAACCAGGATCTCCGAACCAGTATAAGGATGCCAGTCATGTGTAATGTACAGGTCGCGTAACTCAAGAGTCGGCTCAATCAAATGCTATAGACATGAAAGTGTCATCATCCAACAACTTGTCAATATCGATTAGATCCTCACCACCCTCGGCCTTTTCTTCTGATCCCTCGACAGCCATACCACTTACCTGCCGATAGTCCATAACATGCAAAACGTGCTATCAAAGTGGATTGGTATTGCTTAACGGTTCCATTAATCGTCTAATAGTAAATGACACAGCGACATCCAATAAACGtatgaacatgtttttttcTATAATGAATTCAGACACAGCAAGGTAGAAAAGCAAAATATCTGCAAGAATATTTAACTTTAGAAAAGAAAACTGAACCAAAAACAAACACGTTAATTAGCAGGTCCTTATGATCGACAAGAAATGCAAAACATCAGCGACAGCGAACCATAGCATAGTATCACTAAACTATATCCAAAAATGTCATCGGGGTTCACCAAGAACACAAGTAAACTAACTAAAGACAAAATGAAGCGCAATTGAAAATTCGGTTCTACAAAAAGTAACTCAAATAATAAGACTATGAAAGCAAAATGCACAAGTTTAGATCCATCAATACCTTTGTTTCACGGAATCCTTCGACAACATTTAGCAGTCTACGGTATTGAGCTCTTCCCTCTGGATACTGAACCATAGACTTTACCCTAGTGAGTGCTTTTTGTAACCTTTCCTCTGtttgttttcttcctttcttaaGAAAGTCATAATCATCCTCGTTTGAGGGCACAGGTTGTGGGCTCGGAATCTTGGCAACTGCATCCGGTCGGAATCCTCGTAAACCAGTCCCCTTACGTCTCCAACGCAAAATAACTTTCTCCAGAATTCCAACTGACCAGGTGATTGCCTTATATTGTTTCCTTACCTGGTGTCCCCTTACATGGGCctttataaaatgaaaaatgggAAATTAGCATTCACAGCCGTAGTAAAATAATTCAGAAAAGTAATACCCAGAAAGATAAAAGAGGGTTTTTCAAAAGTTCGCCTCGAAATTCATTTTACTTAACCGCTGCAAAAGTTAACAGCATGGGAAATGGAGAAAATATACAATTAGGAGCCCACTTGAAATCAAATAGTTAATAAAAGTGGAGAATAAGACCAGGATCCAGTCAAACCCTAAGTGgtcccaaaattaacaagtCTACAACCCTTTCCATCATTTGTACAAGAAAACTAAAAGTACTAACTTTTATATGCGAAACAACCCATGGTCAAAGTACTTTTATAGAGAGCTTTATATGGATCACTTGTGCCACAATAagattgttttttctttttatgatcAAAGTATATAATGATAACAATAATAATCAGCAGGAATAAAATTGTAGCGGACCTGGATTTTAACAATTCTCTGGCGAATTATCAggaattcttttcttttcttccaacCACGAAACTTTTTCTGTATCTGAACTGCAGCAGTATGAGCAAACCCTTTGACCGGTCCCACCTTGTGTGATTTGGAAGTTATGAGTGAAATTGCTCTCTCATCCGGCATTCCGAACTCATCAATGTCATGCTCAGTAATTCGTCTCCTCTCAAATGACAGCATCCTAAACATTTGCTGTATACGATCAGCAGCTTGGGTAGCATTAGTTACAGCAGTAAGTGAGTCCTTCAGTGACAGCGCATCGGGCATATCACCGTAACTCACAGGTGTAGCTATCCGTTCTGAAAAAGTTTTGACAACTTTTGTTCCAGATATTTCTGCAGCACTATCTTCCTTTGCATCATTCATTGTAAGGGATTTAAGGAAAGTGGTCAGGGAAGACTCTGCGAGGAAGCCTGAAATTCCTTTGTGACTGTTCACAGATGCCAGGTCTGCTGGTGTTCTACCCAAAGGTACCTCTGGAGACGGGTCGGTCAGTGCTCCAGGATCGGCACCAAGAGAGACAAGGACTGCAACTGTCTGCTCTCTGAATTTGGCATAGGTTCaggaaataaaaaaacaaatgagTAAATGTAAGGTGTTGgaaatttgaagaaatttaTAATGGTAAAAGATAAATGACATATATAGCTTAGAGCTTAAAAAGTGCGGGTTACTATGAAATCACTAGTTAACTAGTGGCACCTACTCCATGTTTCAGAGAAAAAAGTCAATTGTCCAATGGCATCCTCATCTCACATATTTTAGATAAGATCAAGCTTTGCAAAAGTATGGTAAAACAAACTTGGGATGCTTTAATGGGCTCCAAGGGAAGTGTATAAGCCAAGCCCTTAGTAGACAACATAGGTAGATAAGATTCAACAGAAGCTAGACTAAAATAAAATGGTAAGGGTTCTGATGTCCTTGCCTGCCATAGAATGCAGCCCAATGAAGGGCGGTCCATCCATTAACATCACGAAAATTGATACTAACTCCCGCAGTTACAGTGGGTTTTATGGCCCAATTGTAGGAAAGGGCAGCTGCTAAATGTAGCACACCTTGTCCTTCAGCATCTAATACACTTGGTCCTTTACCATCTTCTATTGCTTTATAAAGTAGCCAAGTGTACAACTTCTCTTTCATCAGCTTTATAAGATGTTCCATCCCTTCATTTTGGAGCAAATAATTCGCTACTGTTGGTTCTGCTGCATGTAAATAATCCTCTTCCTCCTTCAGTGATATGATTTTACTAATTATGTTTCGATTCTCCTTAACACCTCCAAACAGGTGACCTGAAGGGCTGACAGACCTCAGAGACAGTAAACTCTCAAGACGTAAGTGAAGATGCATTTCGTGTGCAGTGTCATTGCATATATCTGTCATATCTAAACCTTTGGTGGAGCCCACTTGATAATCGAACTCTCTTACTTCACTACAAGCTAACCTGTTGGAACAAGTTACATAGAAGGGGACTTGCCCGGCACTGTGAGGTGGAGCAAAACAGAAAAGAACTCCACTGGCTAAAACCTTTGCTGGAACTTCCACCTCCCCAAACATACAAGACCAGCTGTATTTTGTTACCTCCTTTTGACTTACCAAGAATGTTCCAAAAACCAGAATCTGTTTCACATTAAGAAGAATGAGATAACAATGAAAACCATCAGATCTACATTAGACATGTCAACATATTCTGTAGCCCATTACAAATAAATGGAGACAATAGATCCTTTGATAGTAGCCTTACTCAATTATTGAAATTGAGTTGGAAGACAGATACCAAAGAACAAATATAACAGCAAAACTGATTAAGTGGGAACAGATGAGAAGCAAAAccaaaatatgtaaaaaatctcaagtataaaaGTAATAGAAATTAAATAGTaggtttctttcttttctgctCCGTGAGTGGAACATGTTAGTATTGCAAGAAGTCCTAAGCACGATGTACAATGTCTAACTAAAAGTTAGACTTGATCAGAGTAATCATGCTTATGGAACAATGGCATGTTATAAAATACATTTTCATCAAGGAAATTATTTTGGTGCAAAAACCATCTCTAAGGATACATCCTAGTGAGCATCTGACTAGATATATTTACGTGGCAGAAACTCAGTCCAATATACAAGTTACTATTTTTCTGccctattttttaatttttttgctttAAGGTGTATGATAATATGGTTCAGAATTTTGTACCTCAATTTCAGAGTCTGTGTATGCCCACTTTGGTGAAAAATCAACTATGCTGAAAAGCTGGTCCTGGGAGATAGAGGGGCTCAACGAGGAATCATCAACTACATCTCCACATTCAGCAGTGATCCATGAAATACCAGATGAGGATTGCATCTGTAGATCATCTACCTCTCCAAGTTCCTTGGAAACCCACCTAGAAAAGCTGTCAACTTTCTTCAAACCCTCTTCTCGATCTAATAATTGCTGTCTCAAAGTGAAAGCATAGTTGATATTCCCATCTTTCGGAACATCATGCTCAGAACTTGATATGATTAAACTTTGAGATTCTGCATTTGTAAGCTGTGCTTGAAGGTTGTCCTGCACAAGCTGCTCATTTCGCTGATTGAGATGAGCACCAACAAGGTCTGGAGCATTGCTCAGATTCGCATCAAGAGTTCTTTGCAAATTCACCGACTGATCCAGGGACCACTCAGGCAACTGCAGTGAATTGTCTCCCAAAGGAAACTGGATAAAGAATGTAACAATTAGAAAATTAACGTAATTCTTATTTCATAATTTGAGAAATCCATGCTGTTTACAAGATACAAAAAGGTGACAAATAAATATATGTAGCAAATCAGAGAATCCATGGTTGAAATCACGCAAACcaaaatatgaaattaaaattgttGGGCAGTCAGTTAACAAGCAGAGATGCTCCTTGTTAATAGACCAGGTTTTTTACCGTATACTTGCATTATTGTTTGGACCTTATAAAATTCAATACCTCAGCTCTTTTGGATGTCTATATATAAAACAATAAGTAGTGATGCAGttcaataaaacataaaaacccAGGGCATACACATGGAAGAAGCATTGCACCTCATTTCAGCAATTATCTGTATCAATAAGCCCAAATGATATAAGCTAAGGAGCATGCCAACtacagattaaaaaaaaaacacagaagCTATTAAATACCTGCCAATTTGTTTGCAATGGCAGAGAACTCCCAAACTCCTCCTTTAACAGGTTATTCCCAGAAGTTTGTTGTTCAAGGGGAACTCCAGCAGAACTAATTTGGGTGGAAGACATTGATGCATGAGAAGTTCCATCATGTAATCCCATTGTGCATTGTTCCAATATTTCTTCCCAAGATCCCACACCAAGTGTTTTTTGAGAATCAATCACACAAGTAGAGTCATCAGTGAAATAATGTTGATCTTTGTCAAATTCTGGCCTGTATACTCCATGAATTGATGACTGGCCATCATGATTTTCTGATAAGATTGTAAAATCAAATCACTGTGTTACACCACATAAGAGGGTATTGGATGAATCCATTCAAATAAAGATAAATAAACAGGCAAAATCCCTTCCCCACACcccacgaaaaaaaaaaagaaaaaaaaaaaaagcagaaagaaagtgCATTACTTAAACTTGAATGCAGTGAGGGATCAATCTCCGCATTGTCCACGAGAGGACCATTCCCCATTTTTGGTGACTCAAAAACTGAGTGAAATAAGGAACTTGCTTGGCGACTATCTCCTGCATCAACTCACATGTTAAATGGAAGATCTTGTGCATATTTAAGAAGTGTGCGAGTTTCACAGTCAATTTGGCATTCATTATATGCATCATTTCCCAAATGAAGACCGTAGATTCTCGACCCAAAATAAGAGAAAAATGACATGTAAAAGATATCCTCTTTTAACAAAGTCAGAGAAAAAGAATACCGGAATCAACATCTTCCCATGATGATGTAAGGGTGCTGCTTGGGCTTGCATAATCTGTATATCCTGAAGGTGCTCTGCCATTGCTATTAGAAGGGCTAGAAGTCCAGGGGCTGCCCTTTTGCAGATCCGCTGCAACCTCATCATTCTCTCTTATGCCTCCTGCATTTGCCCTATTACCCTAATAACAAAATAACCAAAAGCTAAATCACAAGCAAATATATTTTATGCATAAAAAATTTCAGAAAGCACCAACAATAAAAAAAGTATGCACAGGTGAGATAAACTGGTTTGAGATACTTAGACAAATTTCAGTATTGACTCTGAAAAAAGCTTACACTCAAATGTCTTAACGTCAAAAAAATGCAATTTTGAGAAAGTACGTGGCCAAGGTCAAATATCTGAACTGTGCAAGGCATTTTTATCATGCAAACTGCAATTGTGAAACTACTGGCCCTCCTCTCTTTCCTTTgtacctttttcttttgtacaCCCCCTCTATTTTCTACAAACCTATCCTTCAGATCAAGATTTCATGAGGTTTCACCCCTATTGTAATTTCTGTCTTTCTTGAGAATTGAAGAATTACAACAATTGCTGCTATTTGGAATTTTGGATCAAGTCAAcctcacagagagagagagagagagagagagatccaagaaaattaaataaataaatatattgtaTTATGCCAAGAATGTGGCTCaatcaacatcttatgctttacGGAGAGGTCAATGAGGGGAAAATTGTGGCAGCTAGTGATTGGAACTTCGAAATCCAACTAGAGTATTATTTTTACATGAAGAAAAATTGCAGCCCTGCTATTAATTCCTTAGATTAACTGTTAGGAAATAGGAAGACTCAAGAGAGTAGCATGATCAAGTACTTTAACTGGATTAAAGATGGTCTACATAACATAAACAATAAAGGGAATGAAAAGCAGATTAAGAACTAGGAGGAGGATAGTAATACCTTTACTTGCAAGTAATGAACAAAAACTATGTGCATTAAATCCCTGCACATTGAACAagtacataaaattaaaaacagaaaccttgaaaaagaaaagagaagtttTAAAAAACAGAAAACTGTAGAAATCTAACTGTATTTGTGCTTTCCGAAAAGAAATATAAGCATAAAAGTTTGGATCTTTATGGAAAGGCATGAACAGTCCACTGTGAAATACATGATTTTAATTACCAAACACAGTGTGCAtctaaatatatgaataaacgTCTATAACTCAGACTTACTGCTCAAGCATCCAATAGCAGCGCCTTTGAAAACTTTCATCATCTTCTCCATGGGCATAGTAGCAGTGTAGAACATCAACACTGCCAACCTGAAATAAACTGAAGAGTGTTACCTCGCAGACTCCAGTAACTCTTTCTTGAGTTTAATGATTTCAATTATTTACACGAGCGTCCTTTCGGGGCATACTGAAATAAGTATCGTCTTTAGCAGAAATTTATTACAAACACTCAGAGTCCAGATACCTTTAGCTTACCTTTAGCTTCTCATGGGCCTCCTTCACAGTCTTGCCATCTCGTTTCTTCCTCCAGTTATGTCCATCCTTTCTGAAGTATCTCAGAACCTTCCTGTCAAAAAGATAGAGCGAACCGCCTGGCATGGTGGAAAAAGTTCCACACCAGAATGTTCTCTATGTGTAAATACTACAACTGAGACAACAACCCATAATCACATTTTATGTACATAAAGAGTACATAAAAAGCTACATCAGAATTTGCCTAACATGATCAAAAGGTTCATTAGAAAAGATGATATCCAGAGACTTCAGGGGGCACTCAATATGCTTTTCACTAATCTAATTTAAACTAAACTACAGAAATGGGGATTCGAACTTAGGTGCAGAGGGGCAAGCAAGCTTTTTTGGCCAACTTGACTACGCCCGGGTCTACAGACAGCTGATCTGTAAAAGCCCTAAACAAATTGGTAATTTTTTCTTAATATAAACCAATTAAGAGGGAATGACATACAACTTTGCAGAAGCGAACAAGAGCAAAATatgaaattaaacaaatattttgttaattaattataaagtCAATAACCAATTAACCATACTAGGTGGTTTGTTCGGAGGCTCTGATGAGATTTGGAACTTCTCAAAATTGCTAAGAATTTCACAGATTTCAGCAGGCCGCAGCCATCGGTGTTGGGCTTCAACAAGTAATTGCTGAAAGTCTGCAAAACACGAACGAAATCAAACCAATCAGAAACTGATCGTGTAGGAATTGAAATTCGAGATAATTAAGGGTTGGAAATCTGACCTAATCGAGGGCCCTGAGGGTACGATCCGCTTTC
This genomic interval from Malus domestica chromosome 05, GDT2T_hap1 contains the following:
- the LOC103436536 gene encoding calmodulin-binding transcription activator 2-like; this encodes MSESGSYPQGPRLDFQQLLVEAQHRWLRPAEICEILSNFEKFQISSEPPNKPPSGSLYLFDRKVLRYFRKDGHNWRKKRDGKTVKEAHEKLKVGSVDVLHCYYAHGEDDESFQRRCYWMLEQDLMHIVFVHYLQVKGNRANAGGIRENDEVAADLQKGSPWTSSPSNSNGRAPSGYTDYASPSSTLTSSWEDVDSGDSRQASSLFHSVFESPKMGNGPLVDNAEIDPSLHSSLKNHDGQSSIHGVYRPEFDKDQHYFTDDSTCVIDSQKTLGVGSWEEILEQCTMGLHDGTSHASMSSTQISSAGVPLEQQTSGNNLLKEEFGSSLPLQTNWQFPLGDNSLQLPEWSLDQSVNLQRTLDANLSNAPDLVGAHLNQRNEQLVQDNLQAQLTNAESQSLIISSSEHDVPKDGNINYAFTLRQQLLDREEGLKKVDSFSRWVSKELGEVDDLQMQSSSGISWITAECGDVVDDSSLSPSISQDQLFSIVDFSPKWAYTDSEIEILVFGTFLVSQKEVTKYSWSCMFGEVEVPAKVLASGVLFCFAPPHSAGQVPFYVTCSNRLACSEVREFDYQVGSTKGLDMTDICNDTAHEMHLHLRLESLLSLRSVSPSGHLFGGVKENRNIISKIISLKEEEDYLHAAEPTVANYLLQNEGMEHLIKLMKEKLYTWLLYKAIEDGKGPSVLDAEGQGVLHLAAALSYNWAIKPTVTAGVSINFRDVNGWTALHWAAFYGREQTVAVLVSLGADPGALTDPSPEVPLGRTPADLASVNSHKGISGFLAESSLTTFLKSLTMNDAKEDSAAEISGTKVVKTFSERIATPVSYGDMPDALSLKDSLTAVTNATQAADRIQQMFRMLSFERRRITEHDIDEFGMPDERAISLITSKSHKVGPVKGFAHTAAVQIQKKFRGWKKRKEFLIIRQRIVKIQAHVRGHQVRKQYKAITWSVGILEKVILRWRRKGTGLRGFRPDAVAKIPSPQPVPSNEDDYDFLKKGRKQTEERLQKALTRVKSMVQYPEGRAQYRRLLNVVEGFRETKVSGMAVEGSEEKAEGGEDLIDIDKLLDDDTFMSIAFD